From Thermoflavifilum aggregans, a single genomic window includes:
- a CDS encoding Nif3-like dinuclear metal center hexameric protein, whose translation MQINEIIQYLEEIAPLSFQESYDNAGLLVGNPDQPLQGMLITLDMTEAVVQEAIQKRCNLIVAHHPVIFHPLKRITGATDAERAIMLAIRANVVLYAAHTNLDQVADGVNAMIAEKLGLLHTQILAPMRGKLKKLVTFVPHAHAAALRAALFHAGAGVIGKYDACSYNVEGFGTFRAREGANPYVGSIGEQHQEPETRVETIFPAHREKVVIEALLQNHPYEEVAYDIYPLDNFHPAVGPGMVGELPEPMSVQVFLHHVKEALHTGCIRYTRYTGTIQRVAVCGGAGIFLLPEAIRTGAQAFVTADIKYHEFFRAEGRLLLMDVGHYESEQFTIDLLERLIRKKFPNFAPLKSEICTNPINYFS comes from the coding sequence ATGCAAATAAATGAAATCATTCAGTATCTGGAAGAAATAGCACCGCTTTCCTTTCAGGAATCATACGATAATGCAGGCCTGCTGGTAGGCAATCCGGATCAGCCATTGCAAGGCATGCTGATTACGCTCGACATGACGGAAGCAGTAGTCCAAGAAGCCATTCAAAAGCGATGCAATTTGATTGTAGCCCATCATCCGGTAATTTTTCATCCCCTGAAGCGCATCACCGGGGCAACGGATGCAGAGAGGGCCATCATGCTGGCTATCCGGGCCAATGTGGTGCTTTATGCCGCCCACACCAACCTGGATCAGGTTGCCGATGGTGTCAATGCCATGATTGCCGAAAAGCTGGGCTTGCTTCATACGCAGATCCTAGCACCTATGCGGGGCAAGCTTAAAAAGCTGGTTACCTTTGTGCCCCATGCCCATGCGGCAGCTTTGCGGGCAGCTTTGTTTCACGCCGGAGCCGGCGTTATCGGCAAATATGATGCGTGCAGTTACAATGTGGAAGGTTTTGGCACATTCCGGGCCAGGGAAGGAGCCAATCCTTATGTGGGCAGCATAGGGGAGCAGCACCAGGAGCCGGAAACAAGGGTTGAAACCATTTTCCCGGCTCATCGTGAAAAAGTTGTCATCGAGGCCTTGCTTCAAAATCATCCCTACGAAGAAGTGGCTTACGATATTTATCCGCTCGACAACTTCCACCCTGCAGTGGGGCCCGGTATGGTAGGGGAGTTGCCGGAGCCAATGTCAGTGCAAGTTTTTCTTCATCATGTAAAAGAGGCTTTGCATACCGGCTGCATCCGTTATACTCGTTATACCGGCACAATTCAGCGGGTGGCCGTATGCGGAGGGGCCGGCATATTCCTGCTGCCTGAAGCCATCAGGACCGGCGCACAGGCTTTTGTGACAGCCGATATCAAGTATCATGAATTTTTCCGGGCTGAAGGACGCCTGCTTCTGATGGATGTGGGTCATTATGAAAGCGAGCAGTTTACCATTGACCTGCTGGAAAGATTAATCAGAAAAAAATTCCCTAATTTTGCGCCTCTTAAATCTGAGATCTGTACCAATCCCATAAATTATTTTTCATAA
- the araD gene encoding L-ribulose-5-phosphate 4-epimerase AraD, translating to MMDPFQRIREEAYEANRQLPGLGLVKFTFGNASAADHTQRVFAIKPSGVLYEKLSPDKMVVVSFDGQVVSGHLRPSSDTLTHAVLYSHWPDIGGIVHTHSTYATAWAQALRDIPIYGTTHADHLPVDVPCAPPMADDMIQGNYEYQTGMQIIQYFQEHGLDYHQIPMILVGSHAPFTWGTTVEKAVYHSAILEEMAFMAYLTEQIHGRVNPSTLPPRLKPALIEKHYERKHGSQAHYGQDTND from the coding sequence ATGATGGATCCTTTTCAACGCATTCGGGAAGAAGCCTATGAGGCCAACCGGCAACTGCCGGGCCTGGGGCTGGTGAAATTTACCTTTGGCAATGCCAGCGCAGCTGACCATACCCAACGGGTGTTTGCCATCAAACCCAGCGGGGTCCTGTACGAAAAACTTTCACCCGACAAGATGGTGGTGGTAAGCTTTGATGGGCAGGTGGTGAGTGGTCATCTCCGGCCCTCATCCGATACCCTTACGCATGCCGTGCTTTACAGCCACTGGCCTGATATCGGCGGCATTGTGCATACCCATTCCACCTATGCCACGGCCTGGGCGCAGGCTTTGCGCGATATACCCATTTACGGCACCACCCATGCGGATCATCTGCCGGTGGATGTGCCCTGCGCACCACCCATGGCTGATGACATGATTCAGGGAAATTATGAATACCAAACTGGCATGCAGATTATTCAGTATTTTCAGGAACATGGGCTGGATTATCATCAGATCCCCATGATTCTGGTAGGAAGTCATGCGCCATTTACCTGGGGTACAACAGTAGAGAAAGCGGTTTACCACAGCGCTATTCTGGAAGAAATGGCTTTCATGGCCTACCTTACCGAACAGATCCATGGCCGGGTAAATCCATCCACTCTGCCACCACGCCTGAAACCGGCCTTGATTGAGAAACATTACGAACGCAAACATGGTAGCCAGGCTCATTATGGACAGGATACAAATGATTAA
- a CDS encoding carbon-nitrogen hydrolase — protein sequence MRIVNLGLIQMSCTADPAANLQKALQRMEQAADQGAQIICTQELFTSLYFCDREDYRNFELAEPVPGPTTEALMAFARKRQVVVVASLFEKRASGVFHNTAVVIDADGRYLGKYRKMHIPDDPGYYEKFYFTPGDLGYRVFHTKYGNVGVLICWDQWYPEAARIVSLMGADLIVYPTAIGWAQTQDEATNREQYEAWQIIQRAHAVANGLPVAVINRVGVENGMRFWGGSFVANPFGSLLYQASHDQEETIVQPVDLDQIGHYRVHWPFLRDRRIDSYQPIIKRFIDQSAS from the coding sequence ATGCGCATCGTCAACCTGGGTCTGATTCAAATGAGTTGTACAGCCGATCCGGCGGCCAATCTGCAGAAAGCCTTGCAACGCATGGAGCAGGCAGCAGATCAGGGTGCCCAGATCATCTGTACACAGGAGCTTTTCACTTCTCTGTATTTCTGTGACAGAGAAGACTATCGGAATTTTGAACTGGCCGAGCCTGTGCCCGGGCCCACCACCGAGGCATTGATGGCTTTTGCCCGGAAACGCCAGGTGGTGGTGGTTGCTTCGCTGTTTGAAAAGAGAGCTTCCGGCGTCTTTCATAATACGGCTGTGGTGATTGATGCCGATGGCCGCTATCTGGGGAAATATCGGAAAATGCATATTCCGGATGATCCGGGGTATTATGAAAAGTTTTATTTCACACCGGGAGATCTGGGTTATCGCGTATTTCACACGAAATATGGCAACGTAGGTGTATTGATCTGCTGGGATCAATGGTATCCGGAAGCAGCACGCATCGTGAGTCTGATGGGGGCTGATCTGATTGTATATCCTACAGCCATCGGCTGGGCGCAGACGCAAGATGAAGCTACCAACCGCGAACAATATGAAGCTTGGCAGATTATACAGCGGGCACATGCCGTGGCCAACGGCCTGCCTGTGGCCGTGATCAACCGCGTGGGTGTGGAAAATGGCATGCGCTTCTGGGGAGGGTCATTTGTGGCCAATCCGTTTGGCAGCCTGCTTTACCAGGCTTCCCACGATCAGGAAGAAACCATCGTGCAACCGGTGGATCTGGATCAGATTGGCCACTATCGCGTACACTGGCCATTCCTGCGCGATCGCCGCATCGATTCCTATCAGCCCATTATCAAACGATTCATTGATCAATCCGCCTCCTGA
- a CDS encoding tetratricopeptide repeat protein — translation MWLRIFMKWNILCVLVLACSLPVFASSPRTYDFNARCRMAYQLIMAMRVQEAQQLLNLEQKTHPENLIPVLLQNYIDFMQLFFDGGSADYQQKLANRNTYLSLLAQGSRDSPYYLLSQAIVHFQWSLIKVKFGDRISAAWEFRRAYLMLSDNQKRYPRFYPNDIFLGAMKTAIGTVPDGYRWITDILGMKGSIQQGMQMLKQVIAMGDDDQLLFGQEAYVYYCYLLFYIERNPEAVFRFIREKNLDTQHNQLYAFMVANLALNHHRSAYALQVLQNLNRQMDYLDMPSLDFELGTIYLNSLQADSAIRYLQAFLQRTKTEYYKKDALLRLSWAYTLKGNTAMANQCRQRILKEGTAMVDADKAALLEAQKTTPVDIHILRARLLSDGGYFRQALDELNTISAAALPDYLNKLMYAYFMARVYDEMGEDEKAIPYYQATIEAGRNLPEYYAARAAWQMGMIYEKRNQPEKALYYYNLCLQMPEKEYKNSLDQWAKAGIERIKGK, via the coding sequence ATGTGGCTGCGTATCTTCATGAAATGGAACATCTTATGTGTGCTTGTGCTGGCATGCAGCCTGCCCGTCTTTGCATCATCCCCCCGTACTTATGATTTTAATGCCCGATGCCGGATGGCTTATCAGCTTATCATGGCCATGCGCGTACAGGAGGCGCAGCAGCTGTTAAACCTGGAACAGAAAACCCATCCGGAGAATCTCATTCCTGTGTTGCTGCAGAACTATATTGATTTCATGCAATTGTTTTTCGACGGGGGATCAGCCGACTATCAACAGAAGCTTGCAAATCGGAATACGTATTTGTCGCTGCTGGCTCAGGGTAGCCGAGATTCGCCCTACTATCTGCTTTCGCAGGCTATTGTGCATTTTCAGTGGAGTTTGATTAAGGTAAAATTTGGCGATCGCATTTCTGCCGCATGGGAATTCCGGCGGGCCTATCTGATGTTGAGCGATAATCAGAAACGTTATCCCAGGTTTTATCCAAATGATATTTTTCTGGGGGCAATGAAAACAGCCATTGGCACAGTGCCTGATGGGTATCGCTGGATTACGGATATCCTGGGCATGAAGGGCAGCATTCAACAGGGTATGCAGATGCTGAAGCAGGTGATAGCCATGGGTGACGATGATCAGCTGCTGTTCGGACAGGAGGCCTATGTGTATTATTGCTATCTGTTGTTTTACATCGAACGCAATCCCGAGGCTGTGTTTCGTTTCATCCGGGAAAAAAATCTGGATACCCAGCACAACCAGCTGTATGCCTTTATGGTAGCCAATCTGGCACTCAATCATCATCGCAGTGCCTATGCCTTGCAGGTATTGCAGAATCTCAACAGGCAGATGGATTATCTGGATATGCCTTCTCTGGATTTCGAACTGGGCACCATCTATCTGAACAGCCTGCAGGCCGATTCGGCTATCCGATATTTACAGGCATTCTTGCAACGCACAAAGACGGAATATTATAAAAAAGATGCCTTGCTGAGGTTGAGCTGGGCTTATACCCTGAAGGGCAATACAGCCATGGCCAACCAGTGCAGGCAACGGATCCTGAAAGAAGGAACTGCCATGGTGGATGCTGATAAAGCAGCTTTGCTCGAAGCCCAAAAAACTACCCCGGTAGATATTCATATTTTGCGGGCTCGCCTGCTCAGCGATGGTGGCTATTTCCGGCAGGCACTGGATGAACTGAACACCATCTCGGCTGCTGCATTGCCCGATTATCTGAATAAGCTCATGTATGCTTATTTTATGGCTAGGGTTTACGATGAAATGGGAGAAGATGAAAAGGCTATCCCTTATTATCAGGCCACGATAGAAGCGGGCCGCAATCTACCTGAATATTATGCTGCCCGGGCAGCCTGGCAAATGGGCATGATTTACGAAAAACGCAACCAGCCTGAAAAAGCACTCTATTACTACAATCTTTGCCTGCAAATGCCTGAAAAAGAATATAAAAATTCACTTGATCAATGGGCGAAAGCAGGCATTGAACGTATCAAGGGAAAATGA
- a CDS encoding zinc ribbon domain-containing protein: MATAKEYSVEEKLVSLLTLQKIDSKLDEIRTLRGELPMEVNDLEDEITGLQTRLTHIEDEIAGIQKFIANKKNIIKEAEALIKKYEKQKDNVKNDREFNALQKEIEMQTLEISLAEKHIREANEEIKEKNRILELARQAIQDKEANLKIKKSELEKIIVETEKEEAQFQKLAEDARSKVDPRLLAAYEKIRKTYRNGLAVVPIERDACGGCYNAIPPQRQAEIRQRKKIIVCENCGRILVDAELHESVQLPGQKAAKVKS, translated from the coding sequence ATGGCTACCGCAAAAGAATATTCCGTCGAAGAAAAGCTCGTTTCCCTGCTTACCTTACAGAAGATTGACTCCAAATTAGATGAAATCAGAACCCTGCGGGGTGAGCTTCCCATGGAAGTAAACGACCTGGAAGACGAGATTACCGGGCTGCAAACTCGTCTTACCCACATTGAAGATGAGATTGCCGGTATCCAGAAATTTATTGCCAACAAGAAAAACATAATCAAGGAAGCAGAAGCCCTGATCAAAAAATATGAGAAGCAGAAGGATAATGTGAAGAACGACCGGGAATTCAATGCCCTGCAGAAGGAAATTGAAATGCAGACCCTTGAAATCAGCCTGGCCGAAAAACACATCCGCGAAGCCAACGAAGAAATCAAGGAAAAAAATCGCATTCTGGAGCTTGCCCGGCAAGCGATTCAGGATAAGGAAGCCAATCTGAAAATCAAAAAATCTGAACTGGAAAAAATCATTGTAGAAACGGAAAAAGAAGAAGCCCAGTTTCAGAAGCTTGCCGAAGATGCCCGCAGCAAAGTAGATCCCAGGTTGCTGGCTGCGTACGAAAAAATCCGCAAAACATACCGCAATGGTTTGGCTGTAGTGCCTATTGAACGCGATGCCTGCGGCGGTTGCTACAATGCCATTCCCCCGCAGCGCCAGGCCGAGATCCGGCAACGCAAGAAAATCATTGTCTGCGAAAACTGTGGCCGTATCCTGGTTGATGCCGAGCTCCACGAATCCGTACAACTGCCCGGACAAAAAGCGGCAAAAGTTAAATCCTGA
- the araA gene encoding L-arabinose isomerase yields MNESGSLSIWLIVGSQHLYGPQVIQQVEQHAREMAAGLSTSGNICLPVCFRGVATTPEDILRLCLEANAASGCAGVICWMHTFSPAKMWIQGLKALQKPLLHFHTQFNRDIPWSTIDMDFMNLNQSAHGDREFGHILARMGKARKVVVGHWQQAEVQQQIDSWCRAAMAWHDWQGARFVRFGDNMRQVAVTEGDKVEAEYRLGFSVNTHGVGDLVAEIAAVKDKEAEELCVLYESLYELQPALKKGGQHRAALAEAARIEIGLRKFLQQGGYKGFTDTFEDLHGLKQLPGIAVQRLMQEGYGFGAEGDWKTAALVRAMKVMATGLPGGNSFMEDYTYHLEPGNEMVLGAHMLEICPSITYRKPSCEIHPLSIGGKADPVRLVFDAAPGPALNASLVDMGNHFRLLVNEVEAIEPPQPLPQLPVARAVWKPYPDFRTACAAWLMAGGAHHTCFSQNLQIDHLRDFARIAGMECLVIDRQTSLTQFEQDLRLSELYYASQGIFRKH; encoded by the coding sequence ATGAACGAATCAGGATCGCTTAGCATCTGGCTGATTGTGGGAAGTCAGCATCTTTACGGGCCACAGGTCATACAGCAAGTTGAACAACATGCCCGTGAAATGGCCGCTGGACTCAGCACTTCAGGAAACATTTGTTTACCCGTTTGCTTCAGGGGCGTAGCCACCACACCCGAAGACATCCTGCGGCTTTGTCTGGAAGCAAATGCCGCTTCGGGTTGTGCGGGGGTTATCTGTTGGATGCACACCTTCTCCCCTGCTAAAATGTGGATACAGGGGTTAAAGGCCCTGCAGAAGCCCCTCCTGCATTTTCACACCCAATTCAATCGGGATATTCCCTGGAGCACAATTGACATGGATTTCATGAATCTCAACCAAAGCGCGCATGGTGATCGGGAATTTGGTCATATCCTGGCGCGGATGGGGAAAGCGCGCAAGGTAGTGGTGGGGCACTGGCAGCAGGCAGAGGTCCAGCAGCAGATAGATAGCTGGTGTCGGGCAGCCATGGCCTGGCATGACTGGCAGGGTGCCCGGTTTGTGCGTTTCGGGGATAATATGCGCCAGGTGGCTGTGACCGAAGGCGATAAGGTCGAGGCAGAGTATCGGTTGGGCTTTTCGGTAAATACCCATGGAGTGGGAGATCTGGTCGCTGAAATTGCCGCCGTGAAAGATAAGGAAGCGGAGGAACTCTGTGTGCTTTATGAATCTTTATATGAATTGCAGCCTGCATTGAAAAAGGGAGGGCAGCACAGGGCAGCGCTCGCCGAGGCGGCCCGCATAGAAATCGGGTTGCGGAAATTTTTGCAGCAGGGCGGCTATAAAGGATTTACAGATACTTTCGAAGATTTGCATGGATTGAAACAATTGCCTGGAATAGCTGTGCAGCGGCTGATGCAGGAGGGGTACGGCTTTGGGGCGGAGGGCGACTGGAAAACAGCAGCCCTGGTACGTGCCATGAAGGTCATGGCAACCGGACTGCCTGGTGGCAATAGTTTTATGGAAGATTATACCTATCACCTGGAACCCGGCAATGAAATGGTGCTGGGAGCCCACATGCTCGAGATTTGCCCATCCATTACGTACCGGAAACCTTCTTGTGAGATTCATCCGCTGAGCATTGGAGGAAAGGCCGATCCGGTCAGGCTGGTGTTCGATGCAGCTCCGGGCCCGGCATTGAATGCATCTCTGGTGGATATGGGCAATCATTTCCGGTTGCTGGTCAATGAAGTGGAAGCCATTGAGCCGCCTCAACCGTTGCCCCAACTACCTGTGGCACGGGCAGTATGGAAACCTTATCCTGATTTCCGGACGGCCTGTGCCGCCTGGCTGATGGCTGGCGGAGCCCATCATACCTGTTTCAGCCAGAATCTGCAGATTGACCATCTCAGGGATTTTGCGCGCATAGCAGGCATGGAATGCCTGGTTATTGACCGTCAGACCAGCCTAACCCAGTTTGAACAGGATCTCCGCTTGAGCGAGCTTTATTATGCCTCGCAAGGAATTTTCAGAAAACACTGA
- a CDS encoding glycoside hydrolase family 27 protein: MDRIQMINKHGIASLGTLIVCMVFPCLLHAQRTPPMGWNSYDCFGATVTEEEVKENARLVADSLKPYGWQYVVVDFCWFYPHPPGSTASPPPQFRLPDGSYVPWLPMDEWGRLLPDVRKFPSAAGGQGFKPLADYVHILGLKFGIHVMRGIPRQAVWARTPVKGMPGVTADQIANVHDTCSWLNTMYGLDMSKPGAQAYLNSLLELYASWGVDFIKVDDITQPYHAAEILGYRRAIDNCGRDIVLSLSPGETPLSRAAEVSRLANMWRLSGDLWDNWNQLRHAFDLAAAWVAYARPGHWPDIDMLPIGRLSLRGPVGPPRYGRFSKDELQTMMTLWCITRMPLMLGGHLPDNRPMDWQLETNAEAIEADQGPYQPALMKQSDTLVIWQSADTISHEHLFLAFFNLSDHPIKTVFRLDSLAVMAGWTKAGHRSACMLLRDVWKKESSQIGARQPLSVQLSPHGCMLYRISLCKTHENHP; this comes from the coding sequence ATGGACAGGATACAAATGATTAACAAGCATGGCATAGCCAGCCTAGGAACCCTGATTGTCTGCATGGTATTTCCTTGTTTGCTTCACGCCCAGCGTACTCCGCCGATGGGGTGGAACAGTTATGATTGTTTCGGGGCTACGGTTACGGAAGAGGAGGTAAAGGAAAACGCCCGCCTGGTAGCTGATTCATTGAAACCTTACGGCTGGCAGTATGTAGTGGTTGATTTTTGTTGGTTTTACCCTCATCCACCTGGTAGCACAGCCAGTCCGCCTCCCCAGTTCCGGTTGCCGGATGGCAGTTATGTACCCTGGCTGCCCATGGATGAATGGGGCAGGCTTTTGCCGGATGTGCGCAAATTTCCTTCAGCAGCTGGTGGGCAGGGATTCAAACCATTGGCTGATTATGTGCATATCCTGGGGTTGAAGTTTGGCATCCATGTGATGCGGGGCATTCCGCGGCAGGCCGTCTGGGCTAGAACTCCGGTGAAGGGTATGCCGGGTGTTACGGCCGACCAGATTGCCAATGTACACGACACCTGCAGCTGGCTGAATACGATGTATGGGCTGGACATGTCAAAGCCGGGAGCTCAGGCTTATCTGAACAGCCTGTTGGAATTGTATGCCTCATGGGGCGTGGATTTTATCAAGGTAGATGATATCACCCAGCCTTACCATGCAGCTGAAATCTTGGGCTATCGCCGCGCTATAGATAACTGCGGCAGAGATATTGTACTTAGTCTTTCCCCCGGCGAAACGCCTCTGAGCCGGGCGGCAGAGGTCAGCCGGCTGGCAAATATGTGGCGGCTTAGCGGCGATTTGTGGGACAACTGGAATCAGCTGCGCCATGCTTTTGACCTGGCTGCAGCCTGGGTAGCTTATGCCAGGCCTGGTCATTGGCCCGACATTGATATGCTTCCCATAGGGCGGCTTTCCCTCAGAGGACCCGTGGGGCCTCCGCGCTATGGAAGATTCAGCAAAGATGAATTGCAAACCATGATGACGCTCTGGTGCATCACCCGCATGCCCCTGATGCTGGGAGGCCATTTACCCGATAACCGTCCGATGGATTGGCAGCTGGAAACCAATGCCGAAGCTATTGAAGCGGATCAGGGACCTTACCAGCCAGCGCTTATGAAACAATCCGATACCCTTGTCATCTGGCAATCCGCGGATACCATTAGCCATGAGCATTTGTTTTTGGCATTTTTCAATCTCAGCGATCATCCCATAAAGACGGTATTCAGGCTTGATAGCCTGGCTGTGATGGCAGGATGGACAAAAGCCGGCCATCGCTCTGCGTGCATGCTTCTTCGAGATGTGTGGAAAAAAGAATCCAGCCAGATTGGCGCCCGGCAACCTTTGTCTGTTCAGCTATCCCCGCACGGGTGCATGCTGTACAGGATAAGTCTTTGCAAAACCCATGAAAATCATCCGTAA
- a CDS encoding carboxypeptidase M32 — protein MPKSDTLALYKRFTDRMRALADVKNAMALLQWDQETYMPTGGTQFRGQQLATLAEMAHRMETSKALGRLMEKLLDRTDLPERERKNVALTYENYQKANKYPSSLVKALTLAANQCFMAWIQARRDNQFAIFAPELEKMIALKKQEAEILGYVAQPYDALLDQHERGLTTETLEQIFPELKKHITSLLSAIREKPQPPDGFLHTFADKQQQWDFGIYLLQSIGFDFQKGRQDLSEHPFTTSFSPYDVRVTTRIHETEPATMIWSCIHEGGHALYEQGLPADQYGLPAGQAASLVIHESQSRLWENCIGRGLSFWTFHYPELQKRFPATFQNITLGDFYKAINLVKPSLIRTEADELTYHLHILIRYEIEKKLINENLSVKELPELWNALYADMLGVNVPDDVHGILQDVHWSHGSLGYFPTYTLGSLLAAQWWQQLQQDIPDLEEALSRGQTAPVLDWLRKNIHSQGSVYAAQELCQRITGKPLQVEAFVNYAREKFTRLYA, from the coding sequence ATGCCAAAATCAGATACCCTTGCCTTGTATAAGCGTTTTACAGACCGGATGCGTGCACTGGCTGATGTGAAAAATGCTATGGCTCTGTTGCAGTGGGATCAGGAAACCTATATGCCTACAGGCGGTACCCAGTTTCGAGGTCAACAACTGGCTACGCTGGCCGAAATGGCCCATCGCATGGAAACCAGCAAAGCCCTTGGCAGGCTGATGGAAAAACTGCTCGACCGCACTGACCTTCCCGAGCGGGAAAGAAAAAATGTAGCGCTTACGTACGAAAATTATCAGAAAGCTAACAAATACCCTTCATCACTGGTAAAAGCCCTTACACTAGCTGCCAACCAGTGCTTCATGGCCTGGATACAGGCCCGCAGGGACAACCAGTTTGCCATCTTTGCGCCGGAACTGGAAAAGATGATCGCACTGAAAAAACAGGAAGCCGAAATCCTGGGCTATGTGGCACAGCCTTATGATGCCCTGCTCGACCAGCATGAACGGGGACTCACTACCGAAACACTGGAGCAAATTTTTCCCGAACTCAAAAAGCACATCACATCGCTGCTGTCGGCGATCCGGGAAAAACCTCAGCCACCCGATGGTTTTCTGCATACGTTTGCCGACAAACAGCAGCAGTGGGATTTTGGCATTTATCTGCTTCAATCCATCGGCTTTGATTTTCAGAAAGGTAGGCAGGATCTTTCTGAACATCCGTTTACTACCAGCTTCAGTCCATACGATGTACGCGTAACTACCCGGATACACGAAACAGAGCCGGCAACCATGATCTGGAGCTGTATCCATGAGGGCGGACATGCCTTGTACGAACAGGGATTGCCGGCCGACCAGTATGGCCTGCCGGCCGGACAGGCTGCTTCTTTGGTGATCCACGAATCCCAGTCCCGCCTTTGGGAAAATTGTATCGGACGGGGGTTATCGTTCTGGACTTTCCATTACCCGGAATTGCAGAAACGCTTTCCTGCTACATTCCAAAACATAACCCTGGGAGATTTTTACAAGGCCATTAACCTGGTTAAACCCTCCCTGATCCGCACAGAGGCCGACGAGCTCACCTACCACCTGCACATCCTCATCCGTTATGAAATTGAAAAGAAACTGATCAATGAAAACCTTTCTGTAAAAGAACTTCCCGAACTCTGGAACGCCTTATATGCCGACATGCTGGGTGTAAATGTGCCCGACGATGTGCATGGCATACTTCAGGATGTGCACTGGAGCCACGGAAGCTTGGGATATTTTCCAACTTATACATTGGGAAGCCTGCTTGCCGCCCAATGGTGGCAACAATTGCAACAGGATATCCCTGATCTGGAAGAGGCTCTTTCCCGCGGTCAGACAGCTCCTGTGCTGGATTGGCTGAGAAAAAATATCCATAGCCAGGGTAGCGTGTACGCGGCCCAGGAGCTTTGCCAACGGATTACCGGGAAACCCCTGCAAGTGGAAGCTTTTGTGAACTATGCCCGGGAAAAGTTTACCCGTTTATATGCATGA